CCCCTGCTGCGCCATGACGAGAGAGAAAGGCAAAAAATACCGCCGCACCCTTTGAAAATGCCTGCTAGACTGGAACGAGGAAGGGAAGAGAAACCTGTAAGTGCTTGTTGCTTGAAGGATGAGACAGGATCGCTAATAATGAATAAATGCAGGAAAGACTCGACCCCAAAACCGGTCATCGTTACAGACTATATATCATCGAAGATTCCGAATAATATGACGTGGGTAACCATCGCAGCTCAGTGTCGCGATGTAAGTTTTAGTTCCAATTTAAACAGCCGCATGTAAAAACAGGTAGCATGTCGGCTCGCCAGTTTCGTAAAGCTGTAGTGTGCCTGATAGCCCCAGATGAGGAGAGCACGATCCATGTCTAAAGCCAAAAAACCGAACCAGCAGATGAAGTTCACACTCATGCTTGTTGGTTTGGTTCTACTCTTCATCATGTTCAACATGATGTCCCCGCAACACCAGGAAGACCAGAACATGAAATTCGCGGATTTCATGGAAGCGGTCGATCAAGGTCAGATCGGTGATGTGACCTTCCGCGGCACCAACGAGATCATCGCTGTCAAGAAAGACGGCACCCCTTACAAGGTCCAGGCTGCGACCGATGCGGCTCTGCGCGACGAACTGCGCAGCAAAAAAGTGCGCGTGAATTACGAAACCAACGAGAACGAAGGCGGCAGCATGTGGAAATCGTCTTTGATTTTCCAACTCGTTCCCATCGTCATCATCCTCGTTTTCCTGATCATCCTGATGCGCCAGCTGCAGATCGGTGGCGGCAAAGCGATGTCCTTCGGGAAAAGCCGGGCCAAGCTCCTGAACGAAAACCAAACCAAAATCACCTTTGAAGACGTGGCGGGCATCGAGGAAGCGAAAAACGAACTCGAAGAGATCGTCGACTTCCTGAAAGACCCGAAAAAGTTCACGCGCCTCGGCGGCCGCATTCCCAAAGGCGTTCTGCTCGTGGGCCCTCCCGGTACCGGTAAAACGATCCTGGCCAAAGCCATTGCGGGTGAAGCCGGTGTGCCCTTCTTCTCGATCTCCGGTTCGGACTTCGTGGAAATGTTCGTCGGCGTCGGTGCCAGTCGCGTGCGTGACCTCTTCGAACAGGCGAAAAAACAAGCTCCCTGTATCATCTTCATCGACGAAATTGATGCCGTCGGTCGTCAACGCGGTGCCGGTCTCGGCGGCGGTCATGACGAGCGCGAGCAAACCCTGAACCAGCTCCTCGTCGAGATGGATGGCTTCGAAACCAATGAAGGCGTGATCCTGATCGCAGCGACCAACCGCGCTGACGTCCTCGACCCCGCGCTGCTCCGTCCAGGCCGCTTCGATCGCCGCGTGCATGTGCCCAAACCCGATGTCCGCGGTCGCCGCGGTATCCTGAAGGTTCATACCCGCAAAACCCCCATGGCCTCGGATGTGGATCTTGATATCCTGGCCCAGGGAACCTCGGGCTTCTCGGGTGCGGATCTGGCGAACCTTGTGAACGAAGCAGCTCTGCTCGCCGCTCGTCAGGACGCCAAGACTGTTTCGATGATGCACTTCGAATCCGCCAAAGACAAAGTGCTGATGGGTCCCGAGCGTAAGAGCATGATCATCAGCGAAGAAGAAAAACGCAACACGGCCATCCATGAAGCCGGTCACTGCATTGTGTCCAAGGTGCTTCCTGGTTCGGATCCTGTGCACAAGATCACGATCATCCCGCGCGGCTACGCCCTCGGCATGACCGTTTACCTGCCTTCCGAAGACAAGCTTTCCGTGTCCCGCGAATATGCTGAAGGCCGTATCGCAACAGCCATGGGCGGTCGCGCCGCGGAAGAGATCGTCTTCAACATCACCTCGACCGGCGCCGGCAGTGATATCCAGCAGGCGACCGACCTTGCGCGCAAGATGGTCACCCAGTGGGGCATGAGCGAAAAACTCGGACCGATCGCCTGGGGAACTCCCGATCATGAAGTCTTCATGGGTCGCGATTTCGGTGGGCGTGAAGGCTTCTCGCAGAAGATCATGGAAGAGATTGATGCCGAAGTGAAACGCCTTGTCATGGGCGGCTACGAGCTGGCGGTCAAGATCCTGAAAGAACGCCGCACAGTCCTGGAAAGCATGGCCGATGCGCTCCTGATCCGGGAAACTCTTGAAGCCCATGATATCGAGAACATCATGAACGGCCAGATCATCATCTCGGAAGACGAGCGTGAGAAATACAAAGAACGGGTTCAACGCGAAAAGCAGCTCCTGAGCGGAAAAATTTCGCAAAAATCAGCCAAAGGCCGTGATTCCAGCGATAAACCGGAAACAGAGTCGACGACGCCTATTGAACCCTTGCCCTTGGGAACCTGACCGAGCAAGGAGGGCGCGTTGAATTGAGTGACGAAGCGCGCAGTTTGATCATCGGGGTGCTCAATGTCACCCCGGATTCTTTTTCAGACGGTGGAACTTTTCTGGATCCTGAAAAGGCGGTGGCTCACGCCTGGGATCTTGTGAACGAAGGGGCCGACGTCATCGACATCGGCGCAGAATCGACCCGTCCTGGGTCGGCTGCCGTCGATGCGGACGAAGAGTGGCGCAGACTGGAGCCGGTTCTGGCCGCTCTCGCTGACCAAAAACCCAAGGCACGCATCAGCCTCGATACATACAAACCCATGACGATGCGCCGTGCTTTGGATTATCCGGTCGACATAATCAATGATATAAGCGGTATTGCCGATCGCCTGACCTTGGAAACACTTGCGAAGCGTGGACTCACCTATTGGGCCATGCATATGCATCGTGATCCAGCGCAGATGCACAAGGATCCTTTGGATGCTGCCGAGGCTCTGCGGGCTGTGGCTGTGTTTTATGAAAGTACTCAAAAGACGCTCATGGACCTTGGATTCACGAAAGACCGCATCTGGCTGGATCCTGGCGTGGGATTTGGCAAGACGGATCGGGCCAACGTGCAGGTGATCGGCCAGGCTCTGGCGGAGTCGGTGCACTATGAAATCATTCTGGGAGTTTCCCGGAAGTCTTTCATCGGTCGCCTGCTTGGGATCACCGATCCCAAGGAACGCGACGCCCCTTCCAAGATGCTGGAGCTGAGTTTTCTTTTGGCGGGAGTAAGAGGAATCCGAACGCATGATGTAGCACGGCTGAAAAAGCTGCGCGATTTGGTGGTGGAATAATGTCAGAACTCTATAACAAGCTGGGCCATTGGGCATTGATCGACATCGCCATCATCGCGATGATCATCTACCGCCTTTTGCTGCTCATCCGTGGAACGCGGGCCATGCAGATGGTGCTTGGGATTCTGATGACCATCGGCTTTGCCTTCTTCATCTCGCAGGTTTACCCGCTCACGACTTTGAAATGGCTGATGGACAAGTTTTATTCGTCCATCATCATCATTATCGTCATCCTCTTTCAGGAGGACATTCGCCGCGTCCTGAGCCGCATGGGAAAGAAAACGGTCTTTCCTACCCATGAGCAGGCTTCGTCGCGCCAGGTCCTGGATGATATCGCCCGCGCCGCCACAGGCCTGGCCGGGAAGAAAATCGGGGCTCTGATCGTCATTGAACGGAACATTATCCTGAGCCGCTACGTGGATATCGGTGTTCTGATCGATGCCCGGATCAGCAAGGAGCTTCTGGTTTCGATCTTTCACCCGACTTCACCCATTCACGACGGAGCGGTTATCATTCAGCAGGGCCGGATCGCAGCCGCAGGCTGCTTTTTGCCGTTGACCCGCGATGAGGATGTGGATCCGAACTTCGGCACAAGGCACCGCGCGGCCATCGGCATCAGCCAGGAAACCGATGCTCTGGCACTGGCCGTCTCCGAGGAAACGTCCACAATATCCCTTATGGTGGATGGCAAGGTTTCCCGGAATCTGGATGGCAAGGAGCTTCGCAGGCTTTTGAAGGAATCTTTGAATACGGAAACTGAAGAGGCCGGCGAGAGTCCCACCAGCGCGAAAAATCCCTGGATGGAACGGGTGCGTTCCTTCTGGATTCGAGGAGGGAACAAATGATCCGTGCCCTTCTTTCGCGAGTCGTTCGTTTCGTCTTTCATAACTTCGGCTATAAGGTCCTCTCGCTTTTTCTGGCCGTGATCGTCTGGGCTATTATTCAGGGCGAGCAGGTCCAGGAAATGTCCCGCGAGGTGCTCGTCGCCATCCATGTGACGCCGGACTATGGCATTCGCGGGGAACTCGTCCGGGTCAAGGCCGCCACCATTCGTGGTCCGCAGGCCTGGCTGTTGGAAGTCCCGAAGAAGCTGACGGCCGATATCTATATTCCGGCCGGCAAGGTCGGGCGTTATCGCATCCGCTTGAGCAAGGACGACATCAAGAATCTGAACGAACGTTTGGA
This region of Oligoflexus sp. genomic DNA includes:
- the folP gene encoding dihydropteroate synthase; the encoded protein is MSDEARSLIIGVLNVTPDSFSDGGTFLDPEKAVAHAWDLVNEGADVIDIGAESTRPGSAAVDADEEWRRLEPVLAALADQKPKARISLDTYKPMTMRRALDYPVDIINDISGIADRLTLETLAKRGLTYWAMHMHRDPAQMHKDPLDAAEALRAVAVFYESTQKTLMDLGFTKDRIWLDPGVGFGKTDRANVQVIGQALAESVHYEIILGVSRKSFIGRLLGITDPKERDAPSKMLELSFLLAGVRGIRTHDVARLKKLRDLVVE
- the cdaA gene encoding diadenylate cyclase CdaA codes for the protein MSELYNKLGHWALIDIAIIAMIIYRLLLLIRGTRAMQMVLGILMTIGFAFFISQVYPLTTLKWLMDKFYSSIIIIIVILFQEDIRRVLSRMGKKTVFPTHEQASSRQVLDDIARAATGLAGKKIGALIVIERNIILSRYVDIGVLIDARISKELLVSIFHPTSPIHDGAVIIQQGRIAAAGCFLPLTRDEDVDPNFGTRHRAAIGISQETDALALAVSEETSTISLMVDGKVSRNLDGKELRRLLKESLNTETEEAGESPTSAKNPWMERVRSFWIRGGNK
- the ftsH gene encoding ATP-dependent zinc metalloprotease FtsH, producing the protein MSKAKKPNQQMKFTLMLVGLVLLFIMFNMMSPQHQEDQNMKFADFMEAVDQGQIGDVTFRGTNEIIAVKKDGTPYKVQAATDAALRDELRSKKVRVNYETNENEGGSMWKSSLIFQLVPIVIILVFLIILMRQLQIGGGKAMSFGKSRAKLLNENQTKITFEDVAGIEEAKNELEEIVDFLKDPKKFTRLGGRIPKGVLLVGPPGTGKTILAKAIAGEAGVPFFSISGSDFVEMFVGVGASRVRDLFEQAKKQAPCIIFIDEIDAVGRQRGAGLGGGHDEREQTLNQLLVEMDGFETNEGVILIAATNRADVLDPALLRPGRFDRRVHVPKPDVRGRRGILKVHTRKTPMASDVDLDILAQGTSGFSGADLANLVNEAALLAARQDAKTVSMMHFESAKDKVLMGPERKSMIISEEEKRNTAIHEAGHCIVSKVLPGSDPVHKITIIPRGYALGMTVYLPSEDKLSVSREYAEGRIATAMGGRAAEEIVFNITSTGAGSDIQQATDLARKMVTQWGMSEKLGPIAWGTPDHEVFMGRDFGGREGFSQKIMEEIDAEVKRLVMGGYELAVKILKERRTVLESMADALLIRETLEAHDIENIMNGQIIISEDEREKYKERVQREKQLLSGKISQKSAKGRDSSDKPETESTTPIEPLPLGT